Proteins from a genomic interval of Cuculus canorus isolate bCucCan1 chromosome 19, bCucCan1.pri, whole genome shotgun sequence:
- the SURF2 gene encoding surfeit locus protein 2 isoform X2: MPCRLSELQAYTNGKKYQRLIKTAREFDYGKFEPHIVPSTKNLHQLFCKLTLRHINKFPEHVLRHVQGKRYQKALKTYEECQREGVDYVPACLRQKKQWTQHPDDQMNGSRQVHRKEEFWELKSSDENGEETDDSMSDLYPPALFPEKSPAAPETTMGSDDFATDSEDDGAKLNGDGGRMDGSRAVSNKRGKKQSGPLKKKFKSHYRKPKNFKKAANGK; encoded by the exons ATGCCGTGTCGTCTGTCAGAGCTACAGGCTTACACTAATGGCAAGAAGTATCAGCGTTTGATAAAGACAGCCAGGGAGTTTGACTATGGCAAGTTTGAGCCCCATATAGTGCCCAGCACAAAGAACCT ACACCAGCTGTTTTGCAAGCTCACACTCAGACACATCAACAAATTCCCAGAGCATGTGCTGCGTCACGTCCAAGGGAAGCGCTACCAGAAGGCTCTAAAAACAT ACGAAGAATGTCAGCGGGAAGGAGTGGACTACGTCCCTGCCTGCTTGCGGCAGAAGAAGCAGTGGACACAGCACCCTGATGACCAAATGAACGGGAGCAGGCAGGTGCACAGAAAAGAGGAATTCTGGGAGCTGAAGTCCAGTGATGAGAACGGAGAGGAGACAGATGACAGCATGAGCGACCTGTACCCAC ctgcacTGTTCCCAGAAAAAAGCCCAGCGGCTCCAGAAACCACGATGGGCAGCGATGACTTTGCAACAGATAGTGAGGATGATGGGGCCAAGCTGAATGGTGATGGTGGAAGAATGGATGGCAGCAGAGCAGTCAGCAACAAAAGGGGAAAG AAGCAGTCAGGgcctttaaagaagaaattcaagaGTCATTATCGGAAACCCAAGAACTTCAAGAAAGCAGCCAATGGCAAATAA
- the LOC104066935 gene encoding surfeit locus protein 1, which produces MGPGKLLRGGLWLLRERRDRVSHCLIRKTFFGYSLTKAGSGPVQQTKVSWRFCRPRSSAAAADTSGEDTLLKWGLFLVPLTTFCLGTWQVQRRKWKLDLIAQLASRITSEPIPLTLDPIELKELEYRPVKVRGRFDHSKELYILPRSLVDPEREAREAGRLTSHPENGANVITPFYCTDLGVTILVNRGFVPKKKLKPETRLKGQIEDEVELTGVVRLSETRKPFVPENNIEKNRWHYRDLEAMAKVTGAEPVFIDADFRSTVPGGPIGGQTRVSLRNEHMQYIITWYGLCAATSFLWYRKFIQKMPL; this is translated from the exons ATGGGGCCCGGGAAGCTGCTGCGTggggggctgtggctgctgcgGGAGCGGCGGGACCGG GTATCGCATTGTTtgatcagaaaaacattttttgggTATTCCCTGACTAAAGCAGGTTCTGGTCCAGTCCAGCAGACAAAAG TTTCTTGGAGGTTCTGCAGGCCACGaagttctgcagcagctgctgacacaTCTGGAGAAGACACCTTACTCAAATGGGGCCTTTTCCTGGTCCCTCTGACAACGTTCTGTCTCGGCACGTGGCAG GTTCAGCGACGAAAGTGGAAACTAGATTTGATTGCACAACTGGCATCAAGAATTACATCAGAACCCATCCCTCTGACTTTAga CCCAATAGAATTGAAGGAATTGGAATACAGACCAGTAAAGGTCCGAGGACGTTTCGACCACTCCAAGGAACTCTATATTTTGCCACGGTCACTTGTGGACCCTGAGCGAGAAGCCAGAGAAGCCGGTCGGCTGACATCCCACCCGGAAAATGGAGCAAATGTCATTACACCTTTCTACTGCACAGATTTGGG GGTCACGATTTTAGTCAACCGAGGATTTGTGCccaaaaagaaactgaaaccaGAGACCAGGCTGAAGGGACAG ATTGAAGATGAAGTTGAGCTCACTGGGGTGGTGAGGTTATCAGAAACCCGGAAACCTTTTGTTCCTGAAAATAACATTGAGAAAAACCGCTGGCACTACCGTGACCTGGAGGCTATGGCAAAGGTGACCGGTGCTGAGCCAGTCTTCATCGATGCCGACTTCA GAAGCACCGTCCCTGGGGGGCCCATTGGAGGCCAGACCAGAGTAAGCCTGAGGAATGAGCACATGCAGTACATCATCACCTG GTATGGCTTGTGTGCTGCAACTTCATTCCTGTGGTACAGAAAATTCATACAAAAAATGCCTCTGTGA
- the MED22 gene encoding mediator of RNA polymerase II transcription subunit 22 isoform X2 — protein sequence MAQQRVLPQSKETLLQSYNKRLKDDVKSIMDNFTEIIKTAKIEDETQVSRATQGEQDNYEMHVRAANIVRAGESLMKLVSDLKQFLILNDFPSVNEAINQRNQQLKSLQEECDKKLIALRDEISIDLYELEEEYYSSSLCDSNDLPLCEAYWRQDFATLSPESLSMPLAAATAEQSVAASQSSTPSHPHVNGHGAGPAEQS from the exons ATGGCGCAGCAGCGGGTGCTGCCGCAGAGCAAGGAGACCCTGCTGCAGTCGTACAACAAGCGCCTCAAGGACGATGTCAAGTCGATCATGGacaatttcactgaaatcatCAAGACGGCCAAG ATTGAGGATGAAACTCAAGTCTCTCGAGCAACCCAGGGTGAACAAGATAACTATGAGATGCATGTCAGAGCGGCAAACATT GTCCGAGCTGGCGAGTCCCTGATGAAACTTGTGTCTGACCTGAAGCAGTTCTTGATCCTCAATGATTTCCCCTCTGTGAATGAAGCTATCAACCAGCGTAACCAGCAGCTGAAGAGCTTGCAGGAGGAATGTGACAAGAAGTTGATTGCACTACGGGATGAGATCTCCATTGACCTGTACGAGCTAGAAGAAGAATATTACTCTTCCAG TCTGTGTGACAGCAATGATCTTCCACTGTGCGAAGCCTACTGGAGACAAGACTTTGCCACGCTGTCCCCCGAAAGCCTCTCCATGCCTCTGGCCGctgccacagcagagcagagcgtTGCTGCCTCCCAGAGCTCAACCCCATCGCACCCCCACGTGAATGGGCACGGGGCAGGTCCTGCAGAGCAGTCCTGA
- the RPL7A gene encoding 60S ribosomal protein L7a, which produces MKEVSLSSLQPKGKKAKGKKVAPAPAVVKKQEAKKVVNPLFEKRPKNFGIGQDIQPKRDLTRFVKWPRYIRLQRQRSILYKRLKVPPAINQFTQALDRQTATQLLKLAHKYRPESKQEKKQRLLARAEQKAAGKGDAPTKRPPVLRAGINTVTTLVENKKAQLVVIAHDVDPIELVVFLPALCRKMGVPYCIIKGKARLGRLVHRKTCTSVAFTQVNPEDKGALAKLVEAVKTNYNDRYDEIRRHWGGNVLGPKSVARIAKLEKAKAKELATKLG; this is translated from the exons ATGAAGGAAGTGTCTCTGTCTTCCTTACAGCCGAAAGGAaagaaggccaagggcaagAAGGTGGCCCCGGCCCCTGCTGTAGTCAAGAAGCAGGAGGCCAAGAAGGTGGTCAATCCCCTCTTTGAGAAGAGGCCCAAGAACTTTGGCATTG GACAGGATATCCAGCCGAAGCGTGATCTCACACGTTTTGTGAAATGGCCGCGCTACATCAGGCTGCAGCGCCAGAGATCCATTCTTTATAAACGCCTGAAGGTGCCTCCTGCCATTAACCAGTTCACCCAGGCTTTGGACCGCCAGACAG CTACACAGCTTCTGAAGCTGGCACACAAATACAGGCCTGAAAGTAAGCAAGAGAAGAAGCAGAGGCTTCTGGCTCGTGCTGAgcagaaagctgcaggaaaggGTGATGCTCCGACTAAGCGGCCACCGGTCCTCCGAGCAG GTATTAACACTGTCACAACTCTGGTAGAGAACAAGAAAGCTCAGCTTGTGGTTATTGCCCACGATGTGGACCCCATTGAG ctgGTGGTCTTCTTGCCAGCGCTGTGCCGCAAGATGGGAGTGCCATACTGCATCATCAAGGGCAAAGCCAGACTGGGGCGGCTGGTCCACAGGAAAACTTGCACTTCTGTGGCTTTCACCCAGGTGAACCC GGAGGATAAGGGAGCCCTTGCAAAGCTGGTGGAGGCTGTCAAGACCAACTACAATGACAGATATGATGAG ATCCGTCGTCACTGGGGCGGTAATGTTTTGGGTCCAAAATCAGTGGCTCGCATTGCGAAGCTTGAAAAAGCAAAGGCTAAAGAACTGGCAACTAAGCTGGGTTAA
- the SURF2 gene encoding surfeit locus protein 2 isoform X1: MAAAGSGGGVAMAEVPEKERLFLQQHPLLCLTESGKVRCRLTGHEMPCRLSELQAYTNGKKYQRLIKTAREFDYGKFEPHIVPSTKNLHQLFCKLTLRHINKFPEHVLRHVQGKRYQKALKTYEECQREGVDYVPACLRQKKQWTQHPDDQMNGSRQVHRKEEFWELKSSDENGEETDDSMSDLYPPALFPEKSPAAPETTMGSDDFATDSEDDGAKLNGDGGRMDGSRAVSNKRGKKQSGPLKKKFKSHYRKPKNFKKAANGK; the protein is encoded by the exons ATGGCGGCGGCGGGGTCCGGCGGTGGAGTGGCTATGGCTGAAGTACCCGAGAAAGAGCGgctcttcctgcagcagcacccGCTCCTCTGCCTCACGGAGTCGGGCAAG GTGAGGTGCAGGCTGACAGGCCACGAGATGCCGTGTCGTCTGTCAGAGCTACAGGCTTACACTAATGGCAAGAAGTATCAGCGTTTGATAAAGACAGCCAGGGAGTTTGACTATGGCAAGTTTGAGCCCCATATAGTGCCCAGCACAAAGAACCT ACACCAGCTGTTTTGCAAGCTCACACTCAGACACATCAACAAATTCCCAGAGCATGTGCTGCGTCACGTCCAAGGGAAGCGCTACCAGAAGGCTCTAAAAACAT ACGAAGAATGTCAGCGGGAAGGAGTGGACTACGTCCCTGCCTGCTTGCGGCAGAAGAAGCAGTGGACACAGCACCCTGATGACCAAATGAACGGGAGCAGGCAGGTGCACAGAAAAGAGGAATTCTGGGAGCTGAAGTCCAGTGATGAGAACGGAGAGGAGACAGATGACAGCATGAGCGACCTGTACCCAC ctgcacTGTTCCCAGAAAAAAGCCCAGCGGCTCCAGAAACCACGATGGGCAGCGATGACTTTGCAACAGATAGTGAGGATGATGGGGCCAAGCTGAATGGTGATGGTGGAAGAATGGATGGCAGCAGAGCAGTCAGCAACAAAAGGGGAAAG AAGCAGTCAGGgcctttaaagaagaaattcaagaGTCATTATCGGAAACCCAAGAACTTCAAGAAAGCAGCCAATGGCAAATAA
- the MED22 gene encoding mediator of RNA polymerase II transcription subunit 22 isoform X1 has product MAQQRVLPQSKETLLQSYNKRLKDDVKSIMDNFTEIIKTAKIEDETQVSRATQGEQDNYEMHVRAANIVRAGESLMKLVSDLKQFLILNDFPSVNEAINQRNQQLKSLQEECDKKLIALRDEISIDLYELEEEYYSSSYSLCDSNDLPLCEAYWRQDFATLSPESLSMPLAAATAEQSVAASQSSTPSHPHVNGHGAGPAEQS; this is encoded by the exons ATGGCGCAGCAGCGGGTGCTGCCGCAGAGCAAGGAGACCCTGCTGCAGTCGTACAACAAGCGCCTCAAGGACGATGTCAAGTCGATCATGGacaatttcactgaaatcatCAAGACGGCCAAG ATTGAGGATGAAACTCAAGTCTCTCGAGCAACCCAGGGTGAACAAGATAACTATGAGATGCATGTCAGAGCGGCAAACATT GTCCGAGCTGGCGAGTCCCTGATGAAACTTGTGTCTGACCTGAAGCAGTTCTTGATCCTCAATGATTTCCCCTCTGTGAATGAAGCTATCAACCAGCGTAACCAGCAGCTGAAGAGCTTGCAGGAGGAATGTGACAAGAAGTTGATTGCACTACGGGATGAGATCTCCATTGACCTGTACGAGCTAGAAGAAGAATATTACTCTTCCAG CTACAGTCTGTGTGACAGCAATGATCTTCCACTGTGCGAAGCCTACTGGAGACAAGACTTTGCCACGCTGTCCCCCGAAAGCCTCTCCATGCCTCTGGCCGctgccacagcagagcagagcgtTGCTGCCTCCCAGAGCTCAACCCCATCGCACCCCCACGTGAATGGGCACGGGGCAGGTCCTGCAGAGCAGTCCTGA